The following coding sequences are from one Gossypium hirsutum isolate 1008001.06 chromosome A12, Gossypium_hirsutum_v2.1, whole genome shotgun sequence window:
- the LOC107920478 gene encoding M protein, serotype 12-like: MEEYLQVVPSELEIIKQDFEKKNLELEKKIEQLEEEKMHLRLDADVQKLEAEKLRKGKRKAEEDLNSLKADYKKIRMSIRTTGLGKTSEQWRQEVQEEKARANQWEKRFHDARARESTLKRSLVEGQDEKQILAARVVELEKALHQSRGHKFDIKLRASLSRIEDLKGRVEELEAALQNCELRIEFLESSNEQWKEQLRRSQDQVRDKDHIMGKAIAQIREMADHLQTLTVQVDVLSVKYKLESDRGRELACLLKRIKTLSIKAKPYI, translated from the coding sequence ATGGAAGAATACCTGCAAGTAGTCCCCTCCGAGTTAGAGATCATAAAGCAGGACTTCgaaaagaaaaatttagagtTAGAAAAAAAGATAGAGCAATTGGAGGAGGAAAAGATGCACTTGAGGTTAGATGCCGATGTGCAGAAACTTGAGGCCGaaaagttaaggaaggggaagagGAAGGCCGAAGAGGACTTGAACAGTTTGAAGGCTGACTACAAAAAGATACGTATGTCGATTAGAACAACTGGATTGGGAAAGACATCGGAACAGTGGCGACAAGAAGTTCAAGAAGAGAAAGCCAGAGCCAATCAGTGGGAGAAGAGATTCCATGATGCTCGAGCACGTGAAAGCACCTTGAAGAGGAGTTTGGTCGAGGGCCAAGATGAGAAACAGATATTAGCAGCTCGGGTAGTAGAGTTAGAAAAGGCTTTACATCAGAGTCGTGGTcataaatttgatattaaattaagGGCTAGCTTGAGCAGAATCGAGGATTTGAAAGGCAGGGTAGAAGAACTTGAGGCTGCACTACAGAATTGTGAACTTCGAATCGAATTCCTTGAGTCGAGTAATGAGCAGTGGAAGGAGCAGCTCCGTCGATCACAAGACCAGGTCAGGGATAAAGATCATATCATGGGTAAAGCTATAGCTCAGATACGAGAAATGGCCGATCATTTACAGACTTTAACGGTTCAGGTTGATGTGTTAAGTGTGAAGTATAAGTTAGAGTCAGACCGGGGTCGTGAGTTGGCTTGTCTCCTTAAGAGAATTAAAACTTTGAGCATTAAGGCCAAGCCGTATATATga